In a single window of the Anabas testudineus chromosome 17, fAnaTes1.2, whole genome shotgun sequence genome:
- the LOC113171907 gene encoding tripartite motif-containing protein 16-like, translated as MAQKGVQLDRETFSCSICLDLLKDPVTIPCGHSYCMNCINSFWDEEDGKKLYSCPQCRQTFTPRPVLVKNTMLAVLVEELKKTGLQAAPADHCYAGPEDVACDVCTGRKLKALKSCLQCLVSYCEKHLQPHYESPSFDKHKLVEPSKKLQENICSRHDEVMKMFCRTDQQCICYLCSVDQHKGHDTVSAAAERTERQRELEGSRQKLQQRIQDREKEVKLLQQEVEAINHSAGKTVEHSEKIFTQLIGLIDKRRSDVKQQIRSQQETEVGRVKELQEKLEQEITELKRKDAELEQLSHTEDHNQFLHNYPSVSALSQSTHSSSINIRPLRYFEDVTAAVSELRDKLQDILRETWTNISQTVTEVDVLLSNPEPKTRAGFLKYSQEITLDRNTANRNLLLSEGNRKVKLISEQQSYSSHTDRFTRCFQVLSRESLTRRSYWEVKWSGTEGVEVAVAYKNISRTGNWTECCFGYNDKSWSLRYYNSSYLFMYNNIRTPVSGLPSSRIGVYLDHRAGVLSFYSVSETMTLLHRVQTTFTQPLYAGLLVLDFENTAEFSKLK; from the coding sequence atggcgcagaaaggagttcagctggaccgagaaaccttctcttgttccatctgtctggatctactgaaggatcctgtgactattccctgtggacacagttactgtatgaactgtattaacagtttctgggatgaagaggatggtaagaaactctacagctgccctcagtgtagacagaccttcacaccgagacctgtgctggttaaaaacaccatgttagcagttttagtggaggagctgaagaagactggactccaagctgctcctgctgatcactgctatgctggacctgaagatgtggcctgtgatgtctgcactgggagaaaactgaaagctctcaagtcctgtcttcaatgtctggtttcatactgtgagaaacaccttcAGCCTCATTATGAATCACCTTCatttgacaaacacaaactggtggagccctccaagaagctccaggagaacatctgctctcgtcacgatgaggtgatgaagatgttctgtcgtactgatcagcagtgtatctgttatctctgctctgtggatcaacataaaggtcacgacacagtctcagctgcagcagaaaggactgagaggcagagagagctggaggggagtcgacaaaaactccagcagagaatccaggacagagagaaagaggtgaagctgcttcaacaggaggtggaggctatcaatcactctgctggtaaaacagtggagcacagtgagaagatcttcactcagctgattggtctcattgacaaaagaaggtctgatgtgaagcagcagatcagatcccagcaggaaactgaagtggGTCGAGTCAAAGAGCtacaggagaagctggagcaggagatcactgagctgaagaggaaagacgctgagctggagcagctctcacacacagaggatcacaaccagtttctacacaactacccctcagtgtcagcactcagtcaatctacacactcatccagcatcaatatccgtcctctgagatactttgaggatgtgacagcagctgtgtcagagctcagagacaaactacaggacattctgagggagacatggacaaatatctcacagacagtgactgaagtggatgttttactgtcaaatccagaaccaaagaccagagctggattcttaaaatactcacaagaaATCACACTAGATcgaaacacagcaaacagaaacctgttattatctgagggaaacagaaaagttaaattaattagTGAACAACAGTCTTAttctagtcacacagacagattcactaGATGTTTCCAGGTCCTgagtagagagagtctgactAGACGTAGTTACTGGGAGGTGAAGTGGAGCGGGACAGAAGGAGTTGAAGTAGCAGTTGCATACAAGAATATCAGCAGAACAGGGAACTGGACTGAATGTTGTTTTGGATACAATGATAAATCTTGGTCATTAAGATATTACAACAGCAGTTACCTATTTATGTACAACAATATCAGAACTCCAGTCTCAGGTCTTCCGTCCTCCAGAataggagtttacctggatcacagagcaggtgttctgtccttctacagcgtctctgaaaccatgactctcctccacagagtccagaccacattcactcagcctctctatgctggacTTTTGGTTTTAGAttttgaaaacactgcagagttcagtaaactgaaatag